One genomic window of Campylobacter fetus subsp. fetus includes the following:
- the murC gene encoding UDP-N-acetylmuramate--L-alanine ligase, giving the protein MQKVHFIGIGGIGISAIARFLKEKDFIISGSDIKESKTTKNLRNSGMKITVPHCESAIEDPDFVVYSAAIKSDNVELVEARKKGIECLSRKEALPFILEGKRVFAVAGAHGKSTTSAMLAALLEGSVIIGAISKQFGSNMKYESSQNVIFEADESDSSFLNSNPYLAVVTNAEPEHMEHYDFDLDKFHAAYKGFLERAKIRVINAGDEFLASLKMDCIKLYPEDITDLKMVLRNYEPYTSFNLKGLGKFEAWGMGEHIAIDASLAILGANCEIGLESIRENLKNFKGIKKRFDILVANENFALIDDYGHHPTEICATLKSAKEYAKLLGLEKITAIFQPHRYTRLKANLEGFKKCFEDVDELVILPVFSAGEASNNIVLKDEFKKAIFAEKVERKDNSIEFFDSFGVKHRLDSGLVIGFGAGDITYQLRSES; this is encoded by the coding sequence ATGCAAAAAGTTCACTTTATAGGTATCGGCGGTATAGGAATTTCTGCTATCGCTAGATTTTTGAAAGAGAAAGATTTTATTATAAGCGGTTCTGATATAAAAGAGAGTAAAACAACTAAAAATTTAAGAAATAGCGGTATGAAAATCACTGTTCCTCATTGTGAAAGTGCGATAGAAGATCCTGATTTTGTAGTATATTCGGCTGCTATAAAAAGTGATAACGTTGAGCTTGTCGAGGCCAGAAAAAAAGGTATAGAATGCTTATCTAGAAAAGAAGCACTTCCTTTTATATTAGAAGGAAAAAGAGTGTTTGCAGTAGCTGGAGCTCACGGTAAAAGTACGACTTCGGCTATGCTTGCGGCTCTTTTAGAAGGTAGCGTTATCATAGGAGCTATAAGCAAACAGTTTGGCTCAAATATGAAATACGAGTCAAGTCAAAATGTTATATTTGAAGCCGATGAGAGCGATAGTAGTTTTTTAAACTCAAATCCGTATTTAGCAGTAGTTACGAACGCCGAACCGGAACATATGGAACATTACGATTTTGATTTGGATAAATTTCACGCCGCATACAAAGGATTTTTAGAGCGTGCTAAAATTCGAGTTATAAATGCGGGTGATGAGTTTTTGGCATCTTTAAAAATGGATTGTATAAAACTTTATCCAGAAGATATAACTGATCTTAAAATGGTTTTAAGAAACTATGAGCCATATACTAGTTTTAATTTAAAAGGCCTTGGCAAATTTGAAGCATGGGGAATGGGCGAACATATAGCTATAGACGCTAGCCTTGCTATACTTGGGGCAAATTGCGAGATAGGACTTGAGAGTATTAGGGAAAATTTGAAGAATTTTAAAGGGATTAAAAAGCGTTTTGATATATTGGTTGCAAATGAAAATTTTGCTCTTATAGATGATTACGGTCACCATCCAACAGAGATCTGTGCAACTCTAAAAAGCGCAAAAGAGTATGCAAAATTACTCGGATTAGAAAAAATCACCGCTATATTTCAGCCTCATCGTTATACTAGACTAAAAGCAAATTTAGAAGGATTTAAAAAATGTTTTGAAGATGTAGATGAGCTTGTGATTTTACCTGTTTTTAGTGCGGGCGAGGCTTCAAATAATATAGTTTTGAAAGATGAATTTAAAAAGGCGATTTTTGCCGAAAAAGTTGAACGAAAAGATAATTCTATAGAGTTTTTTGATAGTTTTGGAGTAAAGCATAGGTTAGACAGCGGATTAGTAATAGGGTTTGGCGCTGGAGATATAACGTATCAGTTAAGGAGTGAATCATGA